In Pseudomonadota bacterium, one DNA window encodes the following:
- a CDS encoding HAD family hydrolase, with translation AIENCSKPCYTTSMKRIVSFDLDGTIVNGQFGEMVWNHGIPEEFSKKYSITFEEAKRLIIKEYEAVGDTNILWYNIEYWLNRFNLLIAADTLLDRYEAYIELLPDVKEVLETLKGKYTLIIASNAARIFVEKELDHMGAAHYFSHIISATTDYKMVKKGEGFYKKLCNTLNVSPEELIHVGDHPIFDFVAPSSVGIESYLLKSREPRAESRELSKNNGRVITSLMELLHKL, from the coding sequence GCAATCGAAAATTGCTCCAAACCATGCTATACTACATCCATGAAAAGGATAGTCTCCTTTGACCTTGATGGAACAATTGTAAATGGCCAGTTCGGTGAAATGGTATGGAATCATGGTATCCCTGAAGAATTCTCCAAAAAATACTCCATTACCTTTGAGGAAGCAAAGAGGCTGATAATAAAGGAGTATGAAGCAGTTGGAGATACAAATATCCTGTGGTACAATATAGAATACTGGCTTAACAGGTTTAACCTACTAATAGCGGCAGACACACTGCTCGATAGATACGAGGCATATATTGAACTCCTTCCTGATGTGAAAGAGGTACTTGAGACATTGAAGGGAAAATACACCCTGATAATCGCTTCAAATGCCGCGAGGATATTTGTTGAAAAAGAGCTTGACCATATGGGCGCTGCCCATTACTTCAGCCATATAATCTCTGCAACCACAGACTACAAAATGGTAAAAAAGGGTGAGGGGTTCTATAAAAAACTCTGTAACACATTGAATGTATCCCCCGAAGAACTCATTCATGTCGGTGATCATCCAATCTTCGACTTTGTTGCCCCATCAAGCGTGGGGATAGAGTCCTATCTCTTGAAGAGCCGGGAGCCGAGAGCCGAGAGCCGAGAGTTAAGCAAAAACAATGGAAGGGTCATAACCAGTTTGATGGAACTCTTGCATAAACTATGA